The following coding sequences lie in one Yamadazyma tenuis chromosome 3, complete sequence genomic window:
- the FAA4 gene encoding long-chain fatty acid-CoA ligase (COG:I; EggNog:ENOG503NVN8), producing MVYQLTTAVGPAQPGETAPRRKVTQKDGCVLRPVDSKASTVFEFFQECVKRNGSRNAMGWRDLKEVHSEIKSVKKIIDGQEQTVEKEWLFYENSPYQFITFPDLLDLVTTYGKGLVKLGIEPEQANKLHIFASTSHKWMQTYLACSSQNIPIVTAYDTLGEKGLTHSLVQTDSSAVFTDNLLLGNLINPIKQATSIKYIIHFDPIDENDKRQGGLFYKSASEAKAKILEINPDITFISYEDVLKLGKEVENDPKYAIKTAKPEDLTCIMYTSGSTGDPKGVVLSHENVVSGVGGVSTVAGRNVVQNTDRVVAFLPLAHIFELAFEVTCFWWGATLGYANVKTLTDASCKNCKSDLIEFKPTVMVGVAAVWESVRKGILAKVKELPPLTQKIFWAAFKAKLAFKDYNMPGSGLFDVIFKKVKQATGGCLKLCLNGGSPISRDAQVFISTLICPMLMGYGLTETVANTTIVDPDHFDFEIAGCLLGSVTAKLIDVPEAGYFAKNNQGELLLQGPPVTKEYYKNEKETADAFTPDGWFKTGDICEWTANGNLKVIDRRKNLVKTLNGEYIALEKLESIYRSNTNVLNLCVYADQTKVKPVAMILPNEPHLRSFLKESNIYSDSELKSKALADLCHDKKVSKAVLKSLLATGKSQGLRGIELLQNIVLLDEEWTPQNGFVTSAQKLQRKKILESCKDRVEEAYK from the coding sequence ATGGTCTATCAATTAACCACCGCTGTAGGACCTGCCCAGCCGGGTGAAACAGCTCCCAGAAGAAAGGTCACCCAGAAAGATGGATGTGTTTTGAGACCTGTTGACTCCAAGGCCAGCACTGTATTTGAATTCTTCCAGGAATGTGTCAAGAGAAATGGCTCCCGAAATGCCATGGGCTGGagagacttgaaggagGTGCACTCGGAAATCAAGAGCGTCAAGAAAATCATTGATGGACAAGAGCAGACGGTGGAGAAGGAATGGCTCTTTTATGAAAACTCTCCTTATCAATTCATCACATTTCCCGActtattggacttggtCACCACCTACGGAAAGGggttggtcaagttgggaATTGAGCCTGAACAGGCCAACAAGTTGCACATTTTTGCGTCCACCTCCCACAAATGGATGCAAACCTATTTGGCTTGTAGCTCTCAGAACATTCCCATTGTCACCGCCTATGACACCTTGGGGGAAAAAGGATTGACCCATTCGTTGGTGCAAACTGACAGTTCGGCTGTGTTCACCGataacttgttgttgggcAACTTGATCAATCCGATCAAGCAAGCCACCTCCATCAAGTATATCATCCACTTTGACCCAATTGATGAGAACGACAAGCGTCAAGGCGGGCTTTTCTACAAGTCTGCCTCCGAGGCCAAGGCgaagatcttggaaatAAACCCCGATATCACCTTTATCAGCTACGAAGATGTACTCAAATTGGgtaaagaagttgaaaacGACCCCAAATATGCCATCAAGACCGCCAAGCCCGAAGACTTGACGTGTATCATGTACACCTCTGGTTCCACCGGGGACCCAAAGGGGGTGGTGTTATCCCACGAAAATGTTGTTTCGGGTGTGGGTGGAGTTTCCACCGTAGCTGGTAGAAACGTGGTGCAAAACACCGATAGGGTGGTTGCATTCTTGCCATTGGCTCACATCTTTGAATTGGCGTTTGAAGTGACTTGTTTCTGGTGGGGTGCTACTTTGGGATATGCCAACGTCAAGACGTTGACTGACGCATCCTGTAAAAACTGTAAATCtgatttgattgaattCAAACCGACTGTCATGGTTGGGGTTGCAGCCGTTTGGGAATCGGTTAGAAAAGGaattttggccaaggttAAGGAATTGCCTCCACTCACCCAAAAAATCTTTTGGGCTGCtttcaaggccaagttggcaTTTAAGGACTACAATATGCCTGGTTCAGGATTGTTCGATGTGATTTTCAAAAAGGTTAAGCAGGCCACCGGTGgttgtttgaagttgtgTCTTAACGGTGGTTCTCCAATTTCCAGAGATGCACAAGTGTTTATCAGTACCTTGATTTGTCCCATGTTGATGGGTTACGGTTTAACAGAGACCGTTGCCAATACCACTATTGTTGACCCTGATCACTTTGATTTCGAAATTGCTGGTTGTCTTTTGGGTTCCGTCACcgccaagttgattgacgTTCCAGAAGCTGGTTACTTTGCTAAGAACAACCAAGGTGAATTATTGTTACAAGGTCCACCTGTCACCAAGGAATACTATAAGAATGAAAAGGAAACGGCCGATGCTTTCACTCCAGATGGCTGGTTCAAGACTGGTGATATCTGTGAATGGACTGCCAACGGTAACTTGAAGGTCATTGATAGAagaaagaacttggtgaagactttgaatgGTGAATATATTGctttggaaaagttggaatctATTTACAGATCAAACACAAACGTCTTGAACCTTTGTGTTTATGCTGATCAGACCAAAGTTAAGCCTGTGGCTATGATTTTACCAAACGAACCTCATTTGAGAAgttttttgaaggaatcGAACATCTACTCTGATTCCgagttgaagtcaaagGCTTTGGCTGACTTGTGTCACGACAAGAAGGTTTCGAAGGCAGTTTTA